Proteins from one Pithys albifrons albifrons isolate INPA30051 chromosome 2, PitAlb_v1, whole genome shotgun sequence genomic window:
- the LOC139668354 gene encoding mutS protein homolog 5-like, protein MSAMSATSHTSIPPLGPEQEDQEESETHMSILWYAGQLAITYYDTADCTVYFMPEIPDNEELKLLQTVIGELNPQCIVTSAKQDQNIAKVLTNLKATAGDKDTEKPEIVLFPNVDFGLEVSKQRILSRQFPFIPSHMTATEKILYLSSIIPFESPLMVRTLGGLLKFLDRRRVGVELEDSSIAVPILAFKKFVLTDTVNMDQDTYNVLQIFKSDIHPSVYKMSSGLKEGFSLYGILNRCRLKWGEKLLRLWLTRPTRNLTELNKRLDVINFFLMAQNHETVLTLQNCLKNIKNVPLILKRMTLSNTKVSDWQALYKTAYNAVCLRDTCRSLPNNIELFQIISRVFTDDLHYIANLISKVVDFEGSISENRFTIRPNIDASIDEKKRKLMGLSDFLTEVAQQELEALDNDIPSCCVIYMPLIGFLLCIPRLPHMVDKSDFKIEGLDFMFLSDDKLHYKSARTKELDSLLGDLHCEIRDQETLIMHQLQTKILEKSEVLNSVIEYTAHLDVLLALAAMARENAYCRPRFTHRQGFHIKDGRHPLMELCAKTFIANPVNSGETTRRIKIITGPNSSGKSVYLKQVGLIVFMALIGSYVPAVEAEIGLIDGIYTRIHSRESVSVGLSTFMIDLNQIAKAVNNATERSLVLIDEFGKGTNTLDGLALLAAVLRYWLRQGTQCPQVFVSTNFHSLMQLDLLPDTPLLEYLTMETHQDGDELIFFYQIKQGMSTVSHAANIAALAGMPAKILERGIEVSELIRNGKPIKRLDDPLKGERMEKCKSVVEKFLCLDLDDPHVDLEEFMSKEMPSVASVL, encoded by the coding sequence ATGAGCGCCATGTCAGCCACGAGCCATACCTCGATACCACCGCTTGGGCCTGAACAAGAGGACCAAGAGGAATCTGAGACACACATGTCTATTTTGTGGTATGCAGGGCAGCTGGCAATTACTTATTATGATACAGCGGATTGCACAGTCTACTTCATGCCTGAGATACCTGATAATGAAGAGCTCAAACTCCTGCAAACAGTGATTGGGGAACTTAATCCTCAATGCATAGTGACCAGTGCAAAACAGGACCAGAATATTGCAAAAGTCCTGACCAACCTAAAAGCTACTGCTGGTGATAAAGACACTGAAAAACCAGAAATTGTCCTGTTTCCTAATGTAGATTTTGGTCTAGAAGTCAGCAAGCAACGGATCCTATCTAGGCAATTTCCATTTATCCCATCTCATATGACTGCAACAGAGAAAATTCTCTACTTGTCCTCAATTATCCCTTTCGAGAGTCCACTCATGGTACGAACCTTAGGGGGCCTCCTAAAGTTTCTAGACAGGAGAAGGGTTGGAGTTGAGCTCGAAGACAGCAGTATAGCAGTTCCTATTTTGGCCTTTAAAAAATTTGTGCTGACAGATACTGTGAATATGGACCAAGACACTTACAATGTCCTGCAGATATTTAAAAGTGATATCCATCCTTCTGTGTACAAGATGTCCAGTGGACTAAAAGAAGGATTCAGCTTATATGGAATTTTAAACCGTTGCAGATTgaaatggggagaaaaacttcTGAGGCTGTGGCTCACACGACCTACCAGGAACTTAACGGAGCTGAACAAACGGCTGGATGTTATCAACTTCTTCCTCATGGCTCAGAACCACGAAACAGTCCTCACTCTTCAAAACTGCCtcaagaatattaaaaatgtgcCTCTTATTCTAAAAAGAATGACTCTTTCCAACACAAAAGTTAGTGACTGGCAAGCACTCTATAAGACAGCATACAATGCAGTGTGCCTTAGAGACACGTGTCGCTCTCTGCCCAACAATATTGAActttttcagattatttcacGTGTCTTCACTGATGATCTGCACTACATTGCTAATCTAATCAGCAAAGTGGTAGACTTTGAAGGCAGCATCTCAGAGAACCGCTTCACTATTAGACCCAATATAGATGCCAGTATCGATGAGAAGAAACGAAAGCTGATGGGACTGTCAGACTTCCTTACAGAAGTGGCACAACAAGAACTGGAGGCTTTGGACAATGATATTCCTTCCTGTTGTGTAATCTACATGCCTTTGATTGGGTTCCTTCTCTGCATTCCACGGCTACCACATATGGTGGATAAGAGTGACTTCAAAATTGAAGGCTTGGACTTCATGTTCTTGTCAGATGATAAACTGCACTACAAAAGTGCTCGGACTAAGGAACTAGACAGCCTGCTGGGTGACTTGCATTGTGAGATCAGAGACCAGGAAACACTTATCATGCACCAGCTGCAGACAAAGATCTTGGAGAAGTCTGAAGTACTTAACAGTGTGATTGAGTACACTGCACATCTCGATGTGCTCCTAGCTTTGGCAGCAATGGCCCGGGAGAACGCCTACTGCCGACCTCGCTTTACGCATCGCCAGGGCTTCCACATCAAGGATGGAAGACATCCACTCATGGAACTATGTGCAAAGACTTTCATAGCCAATCCTGTGAACAGTGGTGAGACTACCAGACGAATAAAGATCATCACAGGGCCCAACTCATCTGGAAAGAGTGTTTACTTAAAGCAAGTAGGTCTTATAGTATTCATGGCTCTAATCGGCAGTTATGTCCCTGCAGTGGAGGCAGAGATTGGACTAATTGATGGGATTTACACAAGAATCCACAGTAGGGAATCGGTTTCTGTTGGGCTCTCCACTTTCATGATTGATCTTAACCAGATTGCCAAGGCCGTAAACAATGCTACAGAGAGGTCCCTGGTACTTATTGATGAGTTTGGTAAAGGGACCAACACACTGGATGGCCTGGCTCTTCTGGCTGCTGTCCTGAGGTACTGGCTCAGACAAGGAACACAGTGTCCACAAGTCTTTGTCTCCACTAATTTTCACAGTTTAATGCAGCTAGACCTCCTGCCTGACACACCTCTTCTGGAGTACCTGACCATGGAGACCCACCAGGATGGAGATGAGCTGATATTTTTCTATCAGATCAAACAGGGCATGTCCACTGTTAGTCATGCTGCCAACATTGCTGCATTAGCAGGAATGCCAGCCAAAATTCTAGAAAGAGGAATAGAAGTATCAGAATTGATTCGCAACGGAAAACCTATCAAACGTCTTGATGATCCTTTAAAAGGAGAACGGATGGAAAAATGCAAGTCTGTTGTAGAAAAGTTTCTTTGCCTAGACCTTGATGATCCCCATGTGGACTTGGAAGAGTTCATGAGTAAAGAGATGCCT